A genomic stretch from Halichoerus grypus chromosome 5, mHalGry1.hap1.1, whole genome shotgun sequence includes:
- the LOC118534192 gene encoding succinate--CoA ligase [GDP-forming] subunit beta, mitochondrial encodes MASPAAAQARKLLRDLVLRPPLLAARSQAVQLTPRRWLNLQEYQSKKLMSDHGVRVQRFFVADTAKEALEAAKKLNAKEFVLKAQILAGGRGKGVFSSGLKGGVHLTKDPQVVGQLAKQMIGYNLATKQTPKEGVKVNKVMVAEALDISRETYLAILMDRSCNGPVLVGSPQGGVDIEEVAASNPELIFKEQIDIMEGIKDSQAQRMAENLGFLGPLKNQAADQIKKLYNLFLKIDATQVEVNPFGETPEGQVVCFDAKINFDDNAEFRQKDIFAMDDKSENEPIENEAAKYDLKYIGLDGNIACFVNGAGLAMATCDIIFLNGGKPANFLDLGGGVKEAQVYQAFKLLTADPKVEAILVNIFGGIVNCAIIANGITKACRELELKVPLVVRLEGTNVHEAQNILSNSGLPITSAVDLEDAAKKSVASVAKK; translated from the coding sequence ATGGCGTCCCCTGCAGCAGCGCAGGCCCGGAAACTTCTGCGAGACCTGGTGCTCCGGCCCCCGCTGCTGGCGGCCAGGTCCCAGGCAGTTCAGTTAACCCCCCGAAGATGGCTGAACCTGCAGGAATACCAGAGCAAGAAACTGATGTCTGACCACGGAGTCAGAGTTCAAAGATTCTTTGTAGCAGACACGGCAAAGGAAGCTCTGGAGGCTGCTAAGAAACTAAATGcaaaagaatttgttttaaaagcccAGATCTtagctggaggaagaggaaaaggtgTCTTCAGTAGCGGTTTGAAGGGAGGTGTACATTTAACAAAAGACCCTCAAGTCGTGGGACAGCTGGCTAAACAGATGATTGGGTATAATCTAGCCACAAAACAAACTCCAAAAGAAGGTGTGAAAGTTAACAAGGTGATGGTTGCTGAAGCCTTGGACATTTCCAGAGAAACCTACCTGGCCATTCTGATGGACCGGTCCTGCAATGGCCCCGTACTGGTGGGCAGCCCTCAGGGGGGCGTTGACATTGAAGAGGTGGCAGCTTCGAATCCAGAACTTATTTTTAAGGAGCAAATCGACATTATGGAAGGGATAAAGGACAGCCAAGCTCAGCGGATGGCAGAAAATCTCGGCTTCCTTGGGCCTTTGAAAAACCAGGCTGCAGATCAAATTAAGAAGCTGTACAATCTCTTCCTGAAAATTGATGCTACTCAGGTGGAAGTGAATCCCTTTGGTGAAACCCCAGAAGGACAAGTTGTCTGTTTTGATGCAAAGATAAACTTTGATGACAATGCAGAATTCCGACAAAAGGACATATTTGCTATGGACGACAAATCAGAGAATGAGCCCATTGAAAACGAAGCTGCCAAATATGATCTAAAATATATAGGACTGGATGGGAACATTGCCTGCTTTGTGAATGGTGCTGGACTTGCCATGGCTACTTGTGACATCATCTTCCTGAATGGTGGGAAGCCAGCCAACTTTTTGGATCTTGGTGGTGGTGTAAAGGAAGCTCAAGTATATCAAGCTTTCAAACTGCTCACAGCCGATCCTAAGGTGGAAGCCATCCTTGTCAATATTTTTGGTGGAATTGTCAACTGTGCCATCATTGCCAATGGGATCACCAAAGCCTGTCGAGAGCTGGAACTCAAGGTGCCCCTGGTGGTCCGGCTGGAAGGAACCAATGTCCACGAGGCCCAGAACATTCTCAGTAACAGCGGACTCCCCATTACTTCGGCCGTCGACCTGGAGGACGCAGCCAAGAAGTCGGTGGCCAGCGTGGCTAAGAAGTGA